DNA sequence from the Leptospiraceae bacterium genome:
TCTACGCGTTATGTGAATTTTAATACATCAAAGAAAGACCTTTATGAAACGGATGCCAGAAAATGCCACTTAAACTATGTTGTTCTGGATAGTGATTGGGAAGGAGAATTTTGTCGTATCGCTGAAACCCATCCTAAAGTAATATCTTATGTAAAGAATCAAAATTTGGGTTTTGAAGTTCCTTATCGTTTCGGCTCTGAAAATAGAGTCTATCTTCCGGATTTTATTGTTCTTATAGAAAACAAAAAAGGAGAAATTATTCATCTGGTAGTAGAAATCAAGGGATACAGAAGAGAAGACGCTAAGGAGAAAAAATCTTTTATCGAAACCTACTGGATTCCCGGAGTCAACCACCTCGGTTCTTTTGGTAAATGGACTTTTGCAGAATTTCGTGATAATTTCAGCATGGAAGAAGAGTTTAAAAAGGTTGTGGATGGACTTTAGTGATTGTTTCGGAAGGTTAATAAAGGTTATAGAAAGGATATTGAAATGAAAGACTTAAATAAAATAGAACTGCTTGCATTGCCTGTTTTGGAAAGTCAAATATCTATCTCGAAGAATCCTATTATTACTTTCTTTTCTGAAAAAGTAAGGGATAGTTTAAAGGAAAAATTGTTATTTATTGTTTTATTTGGTTCGCGGGCAAGAGGGGATGCTAAAGAATTCTCTGATTATGATTTTCTAATTTTATTAAAAGAAAAAAATAAATCCCTTAAGAAGAAAATTATAGATGTTGAGGTGGCAACATTGGATGAGTTTGACAGACTTGTTTCTTCTCTTGTCTGGCAAAAGAAAGATTGGGATATTAGAAAAAACTTTCCTATAGGAAAAAATATTTTACAGGATGGTATACTGGTTTGGACAAACGAGAAATATTAAAATTAATGATAGCAAAAGGATTTTCAAAATTAGAAACAGCCAGAATTGATTATAAAAATAAGAAATATGTTGATGCTACTTCTCGTGCTTATTACGCAGTATATCATTTAATCGCAGCGGTTCTTGAATCAAAAGATTTAAGATATTCTTCTCATAATCAAACAGTAGGAGCATTCAACAAGGAATTTATAAAAACAGGAGTTTTTCCTAAAAATTATACTTCAATGATACAAGAGTTATTTGATGCGAGGCAGGAAGGTGATTATTCTATTGTGTCTGATATAGATAAAGATGATGCAAAAGAATATATAAAGAATGCAGAACTGATTTTTAAAACTTTGAGTGTATATTTGAAGAATAATTTTATCGAAAGCGATCTTTTTAATTAGGGCATTACATCATGAAAAACAAAAAGTCAAAACTACAATTAGAAACCTTAGTTCATAGCAGTGAAACCCGGCGGAACATTCCGACAGCGGAATACCAGTCGATTATGGATAAGGAGGCACAGGAAGCGATTCGTGTGGCTTACGAAAGACGTAACCGGGATCTGGATCCACAGCTTGTCTGGAGGGGAAAGGACACTCAGGACTGGTCGGATCTCATCGTGCAGGCACCACCGCTTTACATTCAAGAAAAAGTCCATCCGAAAGTTTTGATTGATGACCTTTTGAAAAAAACAAAAGAAACAGAGAGCGAAGAACAGCCGGATTTATTTGGAGACTTCAACGGACTGCCTTCCGAGGGAGCCAAAACCGAATTTTACCAGCACGATGCCAATTGGACCAATCGAATGATTTTAGGAGACAGCCTATCTGTGATGGCTTCCCTTGCGGAGAGAGAAGGATTACGTGGCAAAGTGCA
Encoded proteins:
- a CDS encoding nucleotidyltransferase domain-containing protein; translation: MKDLNKIELLALPVLESQISISKNPIITFFSEKVRDSLKEKLLFIVLFGSRARGDAKEFSDYDFLILLKEKNKSLKKKIIDVEVATLDEFDRLVSSLVWQKKDWDIRKNFPIGKNILQDGILVWTNEKY
- a CDS encoding HEPN domain-containing protein, translating into MDKREILKLMIAKGFSKLETARIDYKNKKYVDATSRAYYAVYHLIAAVLESKDLRYSSHNQTVGAFNKEFIKTGVFPKNYTSMIQELFDARQEGDYSIVSDIDKDDAKEYIKNAELIFKTLSVYLKNNFIESDLFN